A single genomic interval of Danio aesculapii chromosome 5, fDanAes4.1, whole genome shotgun sequence harbors:
- the LOC130229134 gene encoding cytochrome P450 1A1 produces the protein MNLENISRTATSEVTLILCAFALLLLALHGRRRAPGIPVPPGPRPWPIVGNILQMEEQVHLSLTNLRVRYGDVFQVKMGSLVVVVLSGYSTIKEALVRQGDAFAGRPDLFTFSAVANGTSMTFSEKYGEAWVLHKKICKNALRTFSQTEPKDSNASCLLEERICVEAMDMVETLKAQGEEFGDSGIDPVQLLVTSVANVVCTLCFGKRYSHNDKEFLTIVHINNEVLRLFAAGNLADFFPIFRYLPSPSLRKMVQFINRMNNFMERNIMEHLVNFDTNCIRDITDALIAMCEDRQEDEESAMLSNSQIVHSVIDIFGAGFDTIITGLQWSLLYLIKFPNIQAKIVQEIDNQVGMDRLPQFKDRPNMPYTEAFINEVFRHASYMPFTIPHCTTENVTLKGYFIPKDTCVFINQYQVNHDIEIWDDAESFQPERFLTLSGHLNKSLTEKVMIFGMGIRRCLGDNIARLEMFVFLTTLLHRLHIENVPGQELDLSSTFGLTMKPRPYRIKIIPRN, from the exons aTGAATCTTGAGAATATCTCCCGCACGGCTACATCTGAAgtgactctgattttgtgtgctTTTGCACTGCTCCTGCTGGCTCTTCATGGTCGACGAAGAGCACCAGGCATCCCCGTTCCCCCAGGTCCCAGACCGTGGCCCATCGTGGGCAACATTCTCCAGATGGAAGAACAGGTACATTTGTCATTAACAAACCTGAGGGTTCGGTATGGAGACGTCTTCCAGGTGAAAATGGGTTCTCTTGTGGTCGTCGTCTTGAGTGGCTATTCTACAATCAAGGAGGCTCTAGTACGACAAGGAGATGCATTTGCTGGACGCCCTGACCTCTTTACCTTCTCTGCAGTTGCTAATGGCACCAGTATGACATTTAGCGAGAAGTATGGGGAAGCTTGGGTACTTCACAAAAAGATCTGCAAAAATGCCCTGAGAACCTTCTCCCAAACCGAGCCTAAAGACTCAAATGCCTCTTGTCTTCTAGAGGAGCGTATTTGTGTGGAGGCCATGGACATGGTGGAGACTCTGAAGGCACAAGGAGAGGAGTTTGGGGACTCAGGGATTGATCCAGTTCAATTGCTAGTGACCTCAGTTGCCAATGTGGTTTGCACTCTTTGCTTTGGGAAGCGGTATTCCCATAATGATAAAGAGTTCCTTACCATCGTCCATATCAATAATGAAGTGCTGCGCCTCTTTGCTGCAGGGAATCTGGCAGACTTTTTCCCCATCTTCCGTTACCTGCCCAGTCCGTCTCTGCGAAAGATGGTTCAGTTCATTAACAGAATGAACAACTTCATGGAGCGCAACATCATGGAACATCTCGTCAACTTCGACACG AACTGTATCCGAGATATCACTGATGCCCTTATTGCGATGTGTGAGGACAGACAGGAGGACGAGGAATCAGCCATGCTCAGCAATTCCCAGATTGTCCACAGTGTCATTGACATCTTCGGAGCTG GTTTTGACACCATCATCACTGGTTTGCAGTGGAGTCTATTATACCTGATCAAGTTTCCAAACATCCAGGCTAAAATCGTCCAGGAGATAG ATAACCAAGTTGGAATGGATAGATTACCACAGTTTAAAGACAGGCCAAACATGCCTTACACAGAAGCTTTCATAAATGAGGTGTTTCGCCATGCGTCCTACATGCCTTTCACCATACCTCACTG CACAACTGAAAACGTTACATTGAAAGGATACTTCATCCCCAAAGACACATGTGTGTTTATCAACCAATATCAAGTCAATCATGACAT TGAGATATGGGATGATGCAGAGTCCTTTCAACCTGAACGGTTCCTCACCCTCTCTGGCCACTTAAATAAAAGCTTGACTGAGAAGGTCATGATATTTGGCATGGGAATACGCCGTTGTCTCGGAGACAACATTGCCCGTCTGgagatgtttgtgtttttaaccACCCTGCTGCACCGTCTGCACATAGAGAACGTTCCGGGGCAGGAGCTCGACTTGAGCTCTACATTCGGCCTCACCATGAAGCCCAGACCATACAGAATAAAAATCATACCTCGTAACTAA